Proteins from a genomic interval of candidate division WOR-3 bacterium:
- a CDS encoding glycosyltransferase encodes MRILIVVNTLCYGGAEKQAVADANSLAAEGNDVTLGCHMIGDLARRLSPEVKLYRIGSKNVIVAALLLFMHLLSNRYDIIHSHMFWAERVSIIPGKLTRHRVVFNEHGLGLWRKWYHVVTMRLISMLADKVVTSCQENYRVRRKQEKLDPDKMVVIYNSVEENSKGDLSSESLGELHDGKFIIGYAGRFNAVKRLELFLNIAERLKDRIKDFKIVLLGDGDLRRRLEREISGRGLEEFFHMPGFVLEVSQYYRTFDVFVLPSKIEGFSLALLEAGAASVPLIAFDVGGNSEIIVNGVNGYTIPNNDIDTLMERIIYLREHEGFRRKMGMAAHRLIEGRFSVSRRTDDLQRLYRSLQ; translated from the coding sequence ATGAGGATACTGATTGTCGTCAATACACTGTGCTACGGCGGAGCAGAAAAGCAGGCCGTTGCCGACGCAAATTCGCTGGCTGCAGAAGGGAATGATGTTACGTTGGGTTGCCATATGATAGGGGATCTGGCACGACGGTTGTCGCCGGAAGTGAAGCTATACAGAATAGGTAGCAAGAATGTGATCGTTGCGGCGTTGCTGCTGTTTATGCATCTCCTTTCCAATAGATATGACATCATCCACAGTCACATGTTCTGGGCGGAGCGGGTTTCGATCATCCCCGGAAAACTCACCCGTCACAGGGTGGTCTTTAACGAACACGGCCTGGGTTTGTGGAGAAAATGGTATCATGTTGTGACCATGCGTCTGATTTCAATGCTCGCCGACAAGGTGGTAACTTCCTGCCAAGAGAACTACCGGGTGAGGAGGAAACAGGAGAAGTTGGATCCGGACAAAATGGTGGTGATCTATAATTCCGTGGAAGAAAATTCAAAAGGCGATCTCTCTTCAGAATCACTTGGGGAGCTTCATGATGGTAAGTTCATAATCGGTTATGCCGGCAGGTTCAACGCCGTTAAGAGACTTGAGCTTTTTCTGAATATCGCGGAGCGGTTGAAAGACAGGATCAAAGATTTCAAGATCGTCCTGCTCGGTGATGGCGATCTGAGGCGCAGGCTTGAGAGGGAAATCTCAGGGCGGGGACTGGAGGAATTCTTCCATATGCCGGGTTTTGTACTTGAAGTGAGTCAGTATTACAGAACATTCGATGTTTTTGTCCTGCCTTCAAAAATAGAAGGTTTCTCATTAGCACTTCTTGAAGCCGGTGCGGCAAGTGTTCCGTTGATCGCATTCGATGTTGGAGGTAATTCGGAGATCATCGTGAATGGCGTTAATGGATACACGATCCCGAATAACGACATAGACACGCTGATGGAAAGGATTATCTATCTGCGTGAACACGAAGGTTTCAGAAGAAAGATGGGAATGGCCGCCCACCGTTTGATAGAGGGTAGATTCTCTGTATCGCGAAGGACGGACGATCTCCAACGACTGTACAGGAGTCTACAGTGA
- a CDS encoding glycosyltransferase — protein MEQLPFVSVVIIGKDEEQNLSDCIRSVREMDYPAERIEVIYVDTGSSDRSVEIARQLNIAAVEEHGQFPSPGLARNRGIREARYDIIHFVDGDMTIDSGYLREAVRLLDNEKIACVIGDVQERRSEKSFLSRVLNYPWASRKTGFVEAPGGGGTFRKSVLQTVGGYNPLILKGQETEIGYRIREQGYRIYKSDNLMAVHNYGIDKLYDLLKRSYRMGLSYGMIMTMPQGRSYADLTRRARSLFVQGIIFMALIIILVMTGRSLLLLALPFVVALYVLVRHWREIVHERNPHGYAYYLLMHFNKPIVLCGFVAFLLRRCTLIFSRVLFGRTAGGGQ, from the coding sequence ATGGAACAGCTTCCTTTTGTTTCGGTAGTGATCATCGGCAAGGATGAGGAACAGAATTTGAGCGATTGCATACGTTCGGTTCGTGAAATGGACTATCCTGCTGAAAGGATCGAAGTGATCTACGTTGATACGGGATCGAGTGACCGGAGTGTGGAGATCGCCCGGCAACTGAATATTGCCGCAGTAGAAGAACACGGTCAATTCCCGTCTCCTGGATTGGCCCGGAACCGTGGCATTAGAGAAGCAAGGTATGATATAATTCACTTCGTCGATGGTGATATGACGATAGACAGCGGGTATCTCAGGGAGGCAGTGCGACTCCTTGATAATGAGAAAATAGCCTGCGTCATCGGAGATGTTCAGGAACGCAGGAGTGAAAAGAGTTTTCTTTCGAGGGTGTTGAATTACCCGTGGGCATCGCGCAAAACGGGTTTTGTCGAAGCACCGGGCGGCGGCGGCACGTTCAGGAAGAGTGTACTGCAGACGGTCGGCGGCTATAACCCTTTGATACTAAAAGGGCAGGAAACTGAAATTGGATACCGCATCCGTGAACAAGGATACCGGATATACAAGAGCGACAATTTGATGGCCGTGCACAATTACGGAATCGACAAGCTCTATGATCTTCTCAAGCGATCATACCGCATGGGATTATCCTATGGAATGATAATGACGATGCCCCAGGGGCGATCTTACGCAGATCTGACGAGGCGTGCCCGCAGTCTCTTCGTACAGGGTATTATTTTCATGGCGTTGATTATTATTCTGGTAATGACAGGACGATCCTTGCTGCTCCTGGCCCTTCCTTTTGTGGTTGCTCTGTATGTTCTGGTGCGCCACTGGAGAGAAATCGTGCATGAAAGAAACCCTCACGGCTATGCGTATTATCTATTGATGCACTTTAACAAACCAATTGTGCTTTGCGGTTTTGTAGCGTTCCTTCTTCGACGTTGCACGCTGATTTTTTCAAGGGTTTTGTTCGGGCGGACGGCAGGCGGGGGACAATGA
- the asnB gene encoding asparagine synthase (glutamine-hydrolyzing) — MCGIVGYLSVRNDFEPAQFAAANNMVKYRGPDDYGYVTMDSELKVREWKDENLMDLRRHEPVMGAVGFRRLSILDLSANGHQPMHEGAYRYWIAYNGEVYNYIEIRQELEGRGYSFTSATDTEVVLKSYIEWGSDCLEKFNGMWAFCILDRNLKKLFCARDRLGIKPFYYFSDSEHFIFGSEVKQIISLLPSDVGINTSVYFDFLALGSYGNETRETFFEGIYKMLPGEFLEVDLSRRDDLFLNRSSWWDLPVFVSNGAVDERKVYGDIRDLLEDSIRIRLRSDVELGTCLSGGLDSSGIVGIVDRINQTGGSVRRHKVFVIGSIDPRVDETHYAKILINKSRVEPFFEFPVPIDIERELEDFIWHHDEPLLTASIFGGWSVYKLAKKNGATVILDGQGSDELLGGYYIGPHIDLLGELAVSGKIGEFLTQLGENSALYGTGRTFLLSKVARSIGKRVARRVLPVDFRPAVFRNVKGWLNPDFVRENIRNSPLLNRDFYPKSRKFSSWIKKESYELTRFTNLPGILRQVDRNSMAFSVEARVPFLDHRLVEYLFELPANMILRNGYTKYAYREAMKGIIPEKIRLRTDKRGFEMPDRELLNGATRFVEDIIDRLPRASSIYDMHGLKENILAAIGDDDSYRPIVWRILNGVIWQDRFQVGE, encoded by the coding sequence ATGTGCGGCATAGTTGGCTATCTATCGGTAAGGAATGATTTTGAACCGGCACAATTTGCCGCGGCGAATAACATGGTCAAATACCGCGGCCCGGATGATTACGGATACGTTACGATGGACAGCGAGCTGAAAGTGCGAGAATGGAAAGACGAGAATCTGATGGATCTGAGACGGCACGAACCGGTCATGGGCGCGGTCGGCTTTCGCCGGCTGTCTATTCTTGATCTATCGGCGAACGGACATCAACCCATGCACGAAGGCGCTTATCGGTACTGGATAGCTTACAATGGTGAAGTATATAACTACATTGAGATCCGTCAGGAACTGGAGGGACGCGGATATTCTTTTACGTCAGCCACCGACACGGAGGTAGTACTCAAGTCATACATTGAGTGGGGTAGTGATTGCCTCGAAAAATTCAACGGTATGTGGGCTTTCTGTATTCTGGACAGAAACCTCAAGAAACTATTTTGTGCTCGTGACCGCCTGGGCATCAAACCATTCTACTATTTTTCTGACAGTGAGCATTTCATTTTCGGCTCAGAGGTGAAGCAAATAATTTCCTTGCTGCCCTCTGATGTCGGTATCAATACTTCGGTGTATTTTGATTTCCTCGCGCTCGGATCCTATGGTAATGAAACCAGAGAGACTTTTTTCGAGGGCATTTACAAGATGCTGCCGGGAGAATTCCTCGAGGTCGATCTGTCCAGAAGGGATGATCTGTTTCTCAATCGGAGTTCATGGTGGGATCTGCCTGTGTTTGTTTCCAACGGTGCCGTGGATGAGCGTAAAGTATACGGGGATATACGTGACCTGTTAGAGGACAGCATCCGCATCCGTTTGCGTTCCGATGTAGAACTGGGAACATGTCTGTCCGGAGGTCTCGATTCTTCGGGAATTGTCGGCATCGTCGACAGGATAAATCAAACCGGGGGAAGTGTCCGCAGGCACAAGGTCTTCGTGATCGGGTCCATTGATCCGCGGGTTGATGAGACGCATTATGCAAAGATCCTGATAAACAAATCCCGCGTCGAACCTTTTTTCGAATTCCCGGTTCCCATCGATATTGAAAGGGAACTGGAGGATTTCATCTGGCACCACGATGAACCTCTGTTGACAGCCAGTATATTCGGCGGCTGGAGCGTTTATAAACTGGCGAAGAAGAACGGGGCCACGGTGATACTCGACGGTCAGGGTTCAGATGAGCTGCTGGGTGGTTACTATATTGGTCCCCATATTGACCTACTGGGCGAGCTGGCCGTTTCCGGAAAGATCGGCGAGTTTCTGACTCAATTAGGCGAAAATTCTGCTCTGTACGGAACAGGACGAACGTTCCTGCTGAGCAAGGTGGCGCGCAGCATAGGCAAGCGTGTCGCACGCAGGGTCCTGCCGGTTGATTTCCGACCCGCAGTATTCAGGAACGTGAAGGGTTGGCTCAATCCGGATTTTGTAAGGGAGAATATCCGCAACTCGCCACTGCTGAACCGGGATTTCTATCCCAAATCACGCAAATTCTCGTCATGGATTAAGAAGGAGAGCTACGAACTCACAAGGTTCACAAATCTGCCTGGTATATTGAGACAGGTGGACAGGAACTCGATGGCGTTCTCGGTCGAAGCCAGGGTTCCCTTTTTGGATCACCGTCTGGTGGAATACCTGTTCGAATTGCCGGCCAACATGATATTGAGAAACGGCTACACCAAGTATGCGTACCGCGAAGCCATGAAAGGCATCATTCCTGAAAAAATACGATTGCGCACGGACAAGCGTGGTTTCGAGATGCCTGACCGGGAACTTCTGAACGGCGCAACCCGTTTTGTTGAAGATATTATCGACCGGCTGCCTCGTGCAAGCAGCATTTATGATATGCACGGATTGAAGGAAAACATCTTGGCCGCGATCGGTGATGACGATTCTTACAGACCTATCGTGTGGCGGATCTTGAACGGGGTAATCTGGCAGGACAGATTCCAGGTTGGTGAATGA